Below is a genomic region from Microbacterium esteraromaticum.
GCTGCCACCGTCTCCGGCGGGCAGCACCGACGTCTCTCCTGACTGACGAGAGGGCGGCCGATCGTGCATCGGCATGCCCGGCCGCACGACCGTGCGGTCTTCATCTCGAACAGATCAGGAGTTTCTCTCATGAACAAGCACGTCAAGTACGCCCTGTGGGGCGTACTCCTCGCCGGTGGCGTCTCGCTGCTCGGCGCATCGGCCGCCAATGCGGCCGAGACCGACGGAGACGATGGTCTCCTCTCGGGCACGCAGATCCTCGCTCCGATCACCGCGCCGGTGAACGTCGTCGGCAACGCCGTATCGGTGCTCGGCACCAGCGTGGTCGCCTCGGCCCCCGCTGCCGCACCTGCAGCTGCACCGGCTCCCGCACCCGCGCCCGTCGCGGAGACAAGTGGGGACGACGGGGTGGCATCCGGCACGCAGGCGTTGATCGCCGTCGATGCGCCGGTGACGGTGTCGGGCAACGCGGTGAGCGTGCTCGGCACGTCAGCCGTGGAGTCTCCGGCCCCTGCCCCGGCCCCCGCGTCTGCTCCGGCTGCGACCGCGACGACGTCGGGGTCGGACGGTCTGCTGTCCGGTACGCAGGGTCTCATCTCGGTGAACGTGCCGATCACGGTGACAGGCAATGCCGTCTCGGTGCTGGGTGAATCGGCCGTATCGGGAGGAACGGCCGACAGCTCCGCACCCGCAGAGGCACCCGCCATCGACGCGACGACCGACGGCAGCGACAGCATCCTCGGCGGCACCCAGGTCATCGCTCCGGTCACCGCCCCGATCACCGTCACCGGAAACGCCATCTCGGTGCTGGGCGAATCGGCCGTCACCGGCGGCTCCTCCAACGGCGCACCCGCACCCGCAGAGGCACCCGCCATCGACGCGACGACCGACGGCAGCGACAGCATCCTCGGCGGCACCCAGGTCATCGCCCCGATCACCGCCCCCGTCACCGTCACAGGAAACGCCATCTCGGTGCTGGGTGAATCGGCCGTCACCGGCGGCTCCTCCGGCTCGCCGGCGGCACCCGGCACGATCGGGGCCATCACCAGCGGTGAAGGCTCGCTGCTCGGCGGCACACAGGTGCTGCTGCCGATCACGGCGCCGATCACGATCGGCGGCAACGCCATCGCGGTGATCGGAGACAGCACGGTCGATGTCCCCGGCACGGATCCGGGAACCGATCCTGGCACCGACCCGGGCACGGATCCTGGCACCGACCCGGGCACGGACCCCGGAACGGACCCCGGAACGGACCCCGGAACGGACCCCGGAACGGACCCCGGCACGGACCCGGGCACCGACCCCGGCACGGACCCGGGAACCGATGGCACCACCTCGCCGCGTCACCCGGCCGTCGCTTCGGCGGCGACCGGCGCGCCGGCGCTGGCGATGACCGGCGGTGGTGACATGGCTCCGCTGCTGGCTCTGCTGGCCGGACTCATGCTGCTGATCGGTGGGGCGCTGATCCGCCGCTCCCGCACGGCCTGATGCACAACCCTTGCGGCGGACGCGACGTCATCGGCCGCGTCCGCCGCATCGGCATGCCCACCGGCAGCCCGCGCCGCCCGGCCCAAGTCGAGAAGGATCGAGTGCGCACCGCCAGGCATGCAGAAGGCCCCCGGCATCCGGAGATGTCGGGGGCCTGCTGGATGCTGCGAGATTACTTCGCGGCGATGACCTGAAGGGTGATCACGGCGGTGACGTCGTCGTGCAGACGAACCGTCGCCTCGTGCTCGCCCGTCGTCTTGATCGGCGAGGTGAAGTGCACCTTGCGCTTGTCGATCGAGCCGAGGTCGGCGGCGGCGACAGCGTCGGCCACGTCGGCCGTCTTCACCGAGCCGAACAGGCGACCCTCGGCGCCGGCCTTGACGACCAGGCGCACCTTGGTGCCCTCGAGCTTGTTCTTGAGTGCGGTCGCCTCGTCGAGGTCGTGGATCTGGCGCGCCTTGCGGGCTGCCTGGATCGACTCGACCTGCTTCTGGCCACCACGGGTCCACGCCACGGCGTAGCCCT
It encodes:
- a CDS encoding chaplin family protein, with the translated sequence MNKHVKYALWGVLLAGGVSLLGASAANAAETDGDDGLLSGTQILAPITAPVNVVGNAVSVLGTSVVASAPAAAPAAAPAPAPAPVAETSGDDGVASGTQALIAVDAPVTVSGNAVSVLGTSAVESPAPAPAPASAPAATATTSGSDGLLSGTQGLISVNVPITVTGNAVSVLGESAVSGGTADSSAPAEAPAIDATTDGSDSILGGTQVIAPVTAPITVTGNAISVLGESAVTGGSSNGAPAPAEAPAIDATTDGSDSILGGTQVIAPITAPVTVTGNAISVLGESAVTGGSSGSPAAPGTIGAITSGEGSLLGGTQVLLPITAPITIGGNAIAVIGDSTVDVPGTDPGTDPGTDPGTDPGTDPGTDPGTDPGTDPGTDPGTDPGTDPGTDPGTDPGTDGTTSPRHPAVASAATGAPALAMTGGGDMAPLLALLAGLMLLIGGALIRRSRTA
- the rplI gene encoding 50S ribosomal protein L9: MAKLILTNEVAGLGSAGDVIEVKNGYARNYLVPKGYAVAWTRGGQKQVESIQAARKARQIHDLDEATALKNKLEGTKVRLVVKAGAEGRLFGSVKTADVADAVAAADLGSIDKRKVHFTSPIKTTGEHEATVRLHDDVTAVITLQVIAAK